In Psychrobacter sp. JCM 18902, a single window of DNA contains:
- the typA gene encoding translational GTPase TypA has translation MANDIKHLRNIAIIAHVDHGKTTLVDKLLHQSGTFGDRANIAERAMDSGDIEQERGITILAKNTAIRWTDKTDDTEYRINIVDTPGHADFGGEVERVMSMVDCVLLVVDAVDGPMPQTRFVTQKAFEQGLKPIVVINKIDRPGSRPDWVMDQIFDLFDNLGATDEQLDFPVVYASALNGIAGLQADDLADDMTPLFKTIVDVVQPPQVDADAPFRMQISSLDYNSFVGVIGIGRIQRGKVKTNTQVTVIDKNGNTRNGRILKIMGYHGLDRIDVEDAQAGDIVCITGIDSLNISDTICDPSAVEALPALTVDEPTVSMNFQVNNSPFAGRDGKFVTSRNIRERLERELIHNVALRVEDTESPDKFKVSGRGELHLSVLIENMRREGFEMGVSGPEVIVKEVDGKLQEPYENVVFDIEDEHQGSIMEQVGLRKGEMTNMELDGKGRMRIEATMPARGLIGFRSEFLTLTSGTGIMTSSFSHYGPQKIGDVGGRSNGVLVSMAKGVCLGFALFNLQKRGKLFAEPQLEVYEGMIVGLNSRNDDMAVNPTTAKQLTNVRASGTDEALTLTPAVKFTLEQALEFIQDDELVEVTPKAIRLRKRYLTESERKRHGRGKKGA, from the coding sequence ATGGCGAACGATATCAAACACCTGCGTAACATTGCAATTATTGCCCACGTTGACCACGGTAAAACAACTTTGGTTGATAAGTTATTACATCAGTCTGGTACTTTTGGCGACCGTGCAAACATTGCTGAACGTGCAATGGATTCAGGCGATATTGAGCAAGAACGTGGTATTACCATTTTGGCTAAAAATACAGCCATCCGCTGGACAGATAAGACTGATGATACTGAATATCGTATCAACATTGTTGACACCCCAGGTCACGCCGACTTTGGTGGTGAAGTTGAGCGTGTAATGTCTATGGTTGACTGCGTGCTTCTAGTCGTTGATGCGGTTGATGGCCCAATGCCACAGACCCGTTTTGTGACGCAAAAAGCGTTCGAGCAAGGTCTAAAACCTATCGTTGTCATCAATAAAATTGACCGTCCTGGCTCGCGCCCTGACTGGGTAATGGATCAAATCTTTGATCTTTTTGATAACTTGGGTGCAACTGATGAACAGCTTGATTTCCCAGTTGTTTATGCCTCAGCATTGAATGGTATTGCAGGTTTGCAAGCTGACGATTTGGCTGATGACATGACACCACTTTTCAAAACGATTGTTGATGTGGTTCAGCCTCCTCAAGTTGATGCTGATGCACCGTTCCGTATGCAAATCTCAAGCCTTGATTATAATAGTTTTGTTGGCGTCATCGGCATTGGTCGTATTCAGCGTGGTAAAGTTAAAACCAATACTCAAGTGACTGTAATCGACAAAAATGGCAATACCCGTAATGGCCGTATTTTAAAAATTATGGGTTATCATGGTCTTGATCGTATTGATGTTGAAGATGCACAAGCTGGTGACATCGTTTGTATTACTGGTATTGATTCGCTTAATATCTCAGATACGATTTGTGATCCTAGTGCTGTCGAAGCATTACCAGCATTGACCGTTGATGAACCTACCGTTTCAATGAACTTCCAAGTAAATAACTCACCTTTTGCTGGTCGTGATGGCAAGTTTGTGACCTCGCGTAATATCCGTGAGCGTCTTGAGCGTGAATTGATTCATAACGTAGCATTACGTGTAGAAGATACAGAATCTCCTGATAAATTCAAAGTATCAGGTCGCGGTGAACTTCATTTATCTGTATTGATCGAAAACATGCGCCGTGAAGGTTTTGAGATGGGTGTTTCAGGCCCAGAAGTTATCGTCAAAGAAGTGGATGGTAAATTACAAGAGCCGTATGAAAACGTTGTTTTCGATATTGAAGATGAGCATCAAGGTTCTATCATGGAGCAGGTTGGCTTGCGTAAAGGCGAGATGACTAATATGGAGCTTGATGGTAAAGGTCGTATGCGTATCGAAGCGACGATGCCTGCCCGTGGTTTGATTGGTTTCCGTTCTGAGTTCTTAACCTTGACTTCAGGTACAGGTATCATGACGTCAAGCTTCTCACATTACGGTCCACAAAAGATCGGTGATGTTGGTGGTCGCTCGAATGGCGTCTTGGTTTCTATGGCAAAAGGTGTTTGCTTAGGTTTCGCGCTATTTAACCTGCAAAAACGTGGTAAATTGTTTGCTGAGCCACAGCTTGAAGTTTACGAAGGTATGATTGTTGGTCTTAACTCACGTAACGATGATATGGCTGTTAACCCAACGACCGCTAAGCAGTTAACCAACGTTCGTGCAAGTGGTACTGATGAAGCATTGACGTTGACTCCAGCAGTCA